From one Myxococcus guangdongensis genomic stretch:
- a CDS encoding phage tail terminator-like protein, translating into MSAVHLEIKQALEVRVAEVLGPVVGMAQLAFPNEAFTPTAGTPWARVHHLWARTAPGTVGVDGYTRRPGVFQVSLHFPFGTGEKAAVTAAQAVVDGFKPGTSLPRGDTTVRVQSASLAPGLRDAEWWVVPVSVWWLVHSVD; encoded by the coding sequence GTGAGCGCCGTCCACCTCGAAATCAAGCAGGCGCTGGAGGTGCGCGTGGCCGAGGTGCTGGGCCCCGTGGTGGGCATGGCCCAGCTGGCCTTCCCCAACGAGGCCTTCACCCCCACGGCGGGCACGCCCTGGGCGCGCGTCCACCACCTATGGGCGCGCACCGCCCCGGGCACGGTGGGCGTGGACGGCTATACGCGCCGGCCCGGCGTCTTCCAGGTGTCGCTGCACTTCCCCTTCGGCACGGGGGAGAAGGCCGCCGTCACCGCCGCCCAGGCGGTGGTGGACGGCTTCAAACCGGGCACCTCGCTGCCGCGCGGAGACACCACCGTCCGCGTGCAGTCCGCCTCCCTCGCCCCGGGGCTCCGGGACGCGGAGTGGTGGGTGGTGCCCGTCAGCGTCTGGTGGCTGGTGCACTCGGTGGATTGA
- a CDS encoding DnaT-like ssDNA-binding protein, which translates to MPIEATPGGPSSDSYCTLVEADAYHSSRGHNAEWAAASEEERERVLKWATRVLDTHYRYLGARASAAQALAWPRRGVVFDGATVSSTAIPSQLRWAVAEFAFRLLQEDWTAGLGPVVDEGVQVGPLKTSKETHVAIPAEVAALVSPLVVPRLAGLGSFQVVRG; encoded by the coding sequence ATGCCCATTGAAGCGACTCCCGGAGGCCCGTCCTCCGACTCGTACTGCACCCTGGTGGAGGCGGACGCCTACCACTCCTCGCGCGGCCACAACGCGGAGTGGGCGGCGGCCTCGGAAGAGGAGCGGGAGCGCGTGCTGAAGTGGGCGACGCGCGTCCTCGACACCCACTACCGCTACCTGGGCGCGCGGGCGTCTGCCGCCCAGGCGCTGGCGTGGCCGCGCCGTGGCGTCGTCTTCGACGGGGCCACGGTGTCTTCCACTGCCATTCCGTCGCAGCTGCGGTGGGCGGTGGCGGAGTTCGCCTTCCGGCTTCTCCAGGAGGACTGGACGGCGGGCCTGGGCCCCGTGGTGGACGAGGGCGTCCAGGTGGGGCCGTTGAAGACGTCGAAGGAGACGCACGTCGCCATTCCGGCGGAGGTGGCGGCGCTGGTGTCTCCGCTGGTGGTGCCCCGGCTGGCGGGCCTGGGCAGCTTCCAGGTGGTGCGCGGGTGA
- a CDS encoding HK97 gp10 family phage protein, with amino-acid sequence MSLRDTDRKVRKGASFARQVESFAKATKERANEVVRKTALGLLANVVESSPVDTGRFRGNWQVGIGTRPSGTTETEDKDGSGVVTAAASQLEAAKLGDTVYLTNNLPYARRLEFGHSAQAPRGMVRVALANRREILAEAVKDTKEGGGT; translated from the coding sequence GTGAGTCTGCGTGACACGGACAGGAAGGTGCGCAAGGGCGCCAGCTTCGCGCGCCAGGTGGAGTCCTTCGCGAAGGCGACGAAGGAGCGCGCCAACGAGGTGGTGCGGAAGACGGCCCTGGGCCTCTTGGCCAACGTCGTGGAGTCGTCGCCGGTGGACACTGGGCGATTCCGGGGCAACTGGCAGGTGGGCATTGGCACGCGCCCTTCCGGCACCACGGAGACGGAGGACAAGGACGGCAGCGGCGTCGTCACCGCCGCGGCTTCGCAGCTCGAGGCCGCGAAGCTGGGCGACACCGTCTACCTCACCAACAACCTGCCGTACGCCCGTCGGCTGGAGTTTGGCCACTCCGCCCAGGCCCCGCGCGGCATGGTGCGCGTCGCCCTCGCCAACCGCCGGGAGATTCTGGCCGAGGCGGTGAAGGACACGAAGGAGGGTGGTGGCACGTGA